Proteins from a single region of Macaca fascicularis isolate 582-1 chromosome 5, T2T-MFA8v1.1:
- the GPR78 gene encoding G-protein coupled receptor 78 isoform X3 gives MGLGETLLAGLLVMVLAVALLSNALVLLCCAYSSKLRTRASGVLLVNLSLGHLLLAALDMPFTLLGVMRGRPPSAPGACQAIGFLDTFLASNAALSVAALSADQWLAVGFPLRYAGRLRPRDAGLLLGCAWGQSLVFSVAALGCSWLGYSSAFASCSLRLPPEPERPRFAAFTATLHAMGFALPLAVLCLTSLRVHRVARSHCQRMDIVTMKALMLLADLHPSVRQRCLIQQKRRRHRATRKIGISIASFLICFAPYVVTRPRAIPCRGRVDCKTSGPCLMGLSDGLHPWALAGVEPVS, from the exons ATGGGCCTCGGCGAGACCCTGCTGGCGGGGCTGCTGGTGATGGTGCTGGCTGTGGCGCTGCTATCCAACGCACTGGTGCTGCTTTGTTGCGCCTACAGCTCTAAGCTCCGCACTCGCGCCTCGGGCGTCCTCTTGGTGAATCTGTCGCTGGGCCACCTGCTGCTGGCCGCGCTGGACATGCCCTTCACGCTGCTTGGTGTGATGCGCGGGCGGCCACCGTCGGCGCCCGGCGCGTGCCAAGCCATCGGCTTCCTGGACACCTTCCTGGCGTCCAACGCGGCGCTGAGCGTGGCGGCGCTCAGCGCAGACCAGTGGCTGGCCGTTGGCTTCCCGCTGCGCTACGCTGGACGCCTGCGACCGCGCGATGCCGGCCTGCTGCTGGGCTGTGCCTGGGGACAGTCGCTGGTCTTCTCGGTCGCTGCTCTTGGTTGCTCGTGGCTCGGCTACAGCAGCGCCTTCGCGTCCTGCTCTCTGCGCCTGCCACCCGAGCCTGAGCGCCCGCGCTTCGCAGCCTTCACCGCCACACTCCATGCCATGGGCTTCGCACTGCCGCTGGCGGTGCTCTGCCTCACCTCGCTCCGGGTGCACCGGGTGGCGCGCAGCCACTGCCAGCGCATGGATATCGTTACCATGAAGGCGCTCATGCTGCTTGCCGACCTGCACCCCAG TGTGCGGCAGCGCTGCCTCATCCAGCAGAAGCGGCGCCGCCACCGGGCCACCAGGAAGATTGGCATCTCTATTGCGAGCTTCCTCATCTGCTTTGCCCCGTATGTCGTGACCAG GCCCAGAGCCATCCCCTGCAGAGGTAGGGTGGACTGCAAGACCTCAGGCCCCTGCCTCATGGGACTCTCTGATGGGCTTCACCCGTGGGCTCTTGCAGGCGTGGAGCCTGTATCATGA
- the GPR78 gene encoding G-protein coupled receptor 78 isoform X2, protein MGLGETLLAGLLVMVLAVALLSNALVLLCCAYSSKLRTRASGVLLVNLSLGHLLLAALDMPFTLLGVMRGRPPSAPGACQAIGFLDTFLASNAALSVAALSADQWLAVGFPLRYAGRLRPRDAGLLLGCAWGQSLVFSVAALGCSWLGYSSAFASCSLRLPPEPERPRFAAFTATLHAMGFALPLAVLCLTSLRVHRVARSHCQRMDIVTMKALMLLADLHPSVRQRCLIQQKRRRHRATRKIGISIASFLICFAPYVVTRLAELAPFVTVNAHWGILSKCLTYSKAAADPFTYSLLRRSFRQVLARMARRLLKRTPRPASTHNSSLDLASMVQQAQSHPLQR, encoded by the exons ATGGGCCTCGGCGAGACCCTGCTGGCGGGGCTGCTGGTGATGGTGCTGGCTGTGGCGCTGCTATCCAACGCACTGGTGCTGCTTTGTTGCGCCTACAGCTCTAAGCTCCGCACTCGCGCCTCGGGCGTCCTCTTGGTGAATCTGTCGCTGGGCCACCTGCTGCTGGCCGCGCTGGACATGCCCTTCACGCTGCTTGGTGTGATGCGCGGGCGGCCACCGTCGGCGCCCGGCGCGTGCCAAGCCATCGGCTTCCTGGACACCTTCCTGGCGTCCAACGCGGCGCTGAGCGTGGCGGCGCTCAGCGCAGACCAGTGGCTGGCCGTTGGCTTCCCGCTGCGCTACGCTGGACGCCTGCGACCGCGCGATGCCGGCCTGCTGCTGGGCTGTGCCTGGGGACAGTCGCTGGTCTTCTCGGTCGCTGCTCTTGGTTGCTCGTGGCTCGGCTACAGCAGCGCCTTCGCGTCCTGCTCTCTGCGCCTGCCACCCGAGCCTGAGCGCCCGCGCTTCGCAGCCTTCACCGCCACACTCCATGCCATGGGCTTCGCACTGCCGCTGGCGGTGCTCTGCCTCACCTCGCTCCGGGTGCACCGGGTGGCGCGCAGCCACTGCCAGCGCATGGATATCGTTACCATGAAGGCGCTCATGCTGCTTGCCGACCTGCACCCCAG TGTGCGGCAGCGCTGCCTCATCCAGCAGAAGCGGCGCCGCCACCGGGCCACCAGGAAGATTGGCATCTCTATTGCGAGCTTCCTCATCTGCTTTGCCCCGTATGTCGTGACCAG GCTGGCGGAGCTCGCGCCCTTCGTCACCGTGAACGCCCACTGGGGCATCCTCAGCAAGTGCCTGACCTACAGCAAGGCGGCGGCCGACCCGTTCACGTACTCTCTGCTCCGCCGGTCGTTCCGCCAAGTCCTGGCCCGCATGGCGCGCCGGCTGCTGAAGAGAACCCCGCGCCCGGCGTCCACCCACAACAGCTCCCTggacctggccagcatggtgcaGCAG GCCCAGAGCCATCCCCTGCAGAGGTAG
- the GPR78 gene encoding G-protein coupled receptor 78 isoform X1 — protein MGLGETLLAGLLVMVLAVALLSNALVLLCCAYSSKLRTRASGVLLVNLSLGHLLLAALDMPFTLLGVMRGRPPSAPGACQAIGFLDTFLASNAALSVAALSADQWLAVGFPLRYAGRLRPRDAGLLLGCAWGQSLVFSVAALGCSWLGYSSAFASCSLRLPPEPERPRFAAFTATLHAMGFALPLAVLCLTSLRVHRVARSHCQRMDIVTMKALMLLADLHPSVRQRCLIQQKRRRHRATRKIGISIASFLICFAPYVVTRLAELAPFVTVNAHWGILSKCLTYSKAAADPFTYSLLRRSFRQVLARMARRLLKRTPRPASTHNSSLDLASMVQQVLKRTPHPASTHNSSLDAENDSCLQQTH, from the exons ATGGGCCTCGGCGAGACCCTGCTGGCGGGGCTGCTGGTGATGGTGCTGGCTGTGGCGCTGCTATCCAACGCACTGGTGCTGCTTTGTTGCGCCTACAGCTCTAAGCTCCGCACTCGCGCCTCGGGCGTCCTCTTGGTGAATCTGTCGCTGGGCCACCTGCTGCTGGCCGCGCTGGACATGCCCTTCACGCTGCTTGGTGTGATGCGCGGGCGGCCACCGTCGGCGCCCGGCGCGTGCCAAGCCATCGGCTTCCTGGACACCTTCCTGGCGTCCAACGCGGCGCTGAGCGTGGCGGCGCTCAGCGCAGACCAGTGGCTGGCCGTTGGCTTCCCGCTGCGCTACGCTGGACGCCTGCGACCGCGCGATGCCGGCCTGCTGCTGGGCTGTGCCTGGGGACAGTCGCTGGTCTTCTCGGTCGCTGCTCTTGGTTGCTCGTGGCTCGGCTACAGCAGCGCCTTCGCGTCCTGCTCTCTGCGCCTGCCACCCGAGCCTGAGCGCCCGCGCTTCGCAGCCTTCACCGCCACACTCCATGCCATGGGCTTCGCACTGCCGCTGGCGGTGCTCTGCCTCACCTCGCTCCGGGTGCACCGGGTGGCGCGCAGCCACTGCCAGCGCATGGATATCGTTACCATGAAGGCGCTCATGCTGCTTGCCGACCTGCACCCCAG TGTGCGGCAGCGCTGCCTCATCCAGCAGAAGCGGCGCCGCCACCGGGCCACCAGGAAGATTGGCATCTCTATTGCGAGCTTCCTCATCTGCTTTGCCCCGTATGTCGTGACCAG GCTGGCGGAGCTCGCGCCCTTCGTCACCGTGAACGCCCACTGGGGCATCCTCAGCAAGTGCCTGACCTACAGCAAGGCGGCGGCCGACCCGTTCACGTACTCTCTGCTCCGCCGGTCGTTCCGCCAAGTCCTGGCCCGCATGGCGCGCCGGCTGCTGAAGAGAACCCCGCGCCCGGCGTCCACCCACAACAGCTCCCTggacctggccagcatggtgcaGCAGGTGCTGAAGAGAACCCCGCACCCGGCGTCCACCCACAACAGCTCCCTGGACGCAGAGAATGATTCCTGCCTGCAGCAGACACACTGA